One genomic region from Thermoflexus sp. encodes:
- a CDS encoding DNRLRE domain-containing protein → MLGLPAVRPSRLPRGRRSDRPRPDSRPTRNSPLIPDANVGGITARQCPDDEHEIWNEGGNRNDGHAPDFNIQNQSDVADWPCFAKYDVTFPLDAIPPGHVILSATLTLHQFGNAGAPGQAQPSWIQGLIADGDWEEEAITGNNAPLARENIGGAWVDPLADWPGWPGVPRVWDVSYAVAQAYARGEPLRLILYSADGAYHSGKYFVSSDTEDWNTEGRPLLEVWWGKPR, encoded by the coding sequence GTGCTGGGGCTTCCTGCGGTTCGGCCTTCCCGTCTACCACGCGGAAGGCGTTCCGACCGGCCACGTCCGGATTCGCGCCCCACCCGGAACAGCCCGCTGATCCCTGACGCCAACGTCGGCGGGATCACCGCGCGCCAGTGCCCCGACGATGAACACGAGATCTGGAACGAGGGGGGCAATCGCAACGACGGCCACGCGCCCGACTTCAACATCCAGAACCAGTCCGATGTCGCTGACTGGCCGTGCTTCGCCAAATACGATGTGACCTTTCCCCTCGATGCGATCCCGCCGGGCCATGTGATCCTTTCGGCCACATTGACCCTGCACCAATTCGGCAACGCTGGGGCACCCGGCCAGGCGCAGCCCTCATGGATCCAGGGGCTGATCGCCGACGGGGACTGGGAGGAAGAGGCGATCACGGGGAACAACGCGCCGCTGGCCCGGGAGAACATCGGCGGCGCGTGGGTGGACCCCCTCGCGGACTGGCCGGGCTGGCCCGGCGTCCCGCGGGTCTGGGATGTCTCGTATGCGGTGGCCCAGGCGTATGCCCGGGGCGAACCGCTGCGCCTGATCCTTTACAGCGCCGACGGGGCCTATCACAGCGGCAAATACTTTGTGTCTTCAGATACAGAGGACTGGAATACAGAGGGCCGCCCGCTCCTCGAGGTGTGGTGGGGCAAGCCCCGCTGA